The genomic region tgaatcaggccttcatggtcgaattgctgcaaagaaaccacgactaaatgataccaataagaagagacttgcttgggccaagaaacacaagctcTTTGTTTACAACTGCcgggtctttgtgagacgcagagtaggtgaacggatgatcttggcatgtgtggttcccaccatgaagcatggaggaggtgtgatggtgtgggtgtgctttgctggtgacaccgtcaGTGATTTTTAtctagaattcaaagcacacttaaccagcatggctaccccagcattctgcagcgataagccatcccatctggtttgtgcttagtggaacTGTCTTTTGTtgttcaataggacaatgacccaacacacctccaggctgtgtaagggcaatttgaccagaaggagagtgatggagtgctgcatcagatgaccttgcctccacaatcacctgacctcaacccaattgagatggtttgggatgagttggactgcagagtgaaggaaaagcagccaacaagtgctcagcatatgtgggaactccttcaagactgttggaaaataattccaggtgaagcttgttttagagaatgacaagagtgtgcgacgctgtcatcaaggcaaagtgtggctactttgaagaatctcaaatataaaacatattttgagtTGTTAACTTTTtgaggttactacatgattccatgtgttttatttcatagttttgatgtcttcattattattctacaatgtagaaaatattaaaaataaagaaaaacccttgaatgagtaggtgtgtccaaacatacCCCCTTTTCCTcaccaatttcgtgatatccaattggaagttagtcttgtcccatcgctgcaattCCTGTACAGACTCTGGAgaagcgaaggtcgagagccatgcatcctccgaaacacgaccctgtcaagctgcactgcttcttgacacactgctcacttaacccggaagcaaaCCACACCAATGTGACGGagaaaacacagttcaactgGTGACCGAAGTcggcgtgcatgcgcccggcccgccacaaggagccGCTGGAtagtgatgggacaaggacatcccgtcctgccaaaccctcccctgacccGGACAACctcgggtctgtagtgacgcctcaagcactgtggtgcagtgccttagactgctgtgccactggGGAGGCCGGCTTTGTGTAATTCTATTAGACTTGTTCAAACCTGCTGCATACATTGTCCACTGTATAATACCTTCACCCGTGGCTAGATTCCCCTGTGACTTTAGGATGACACAtgcttttttctctttctccttagCTTCCTGTTAAAACGGGACATCAGAACAACCACACCAAAGTCAGCACAGAGCACAACAAGGAATGTCTCATCAACATCTCTAagtacaagttctcccacgtcatcAGTGGCCTCACGAACATACTAAAAAATGTGAACAACATGGTAAGTGGCGTTTTTTAACGTGTCTCTTTTAGCTATGGGGATCACCACGTTGCATCTAATCAACTCTACCTCCTGGAAGGCGTGTATTGAGTCAAAACTCAGTCAACTCAAGTTTAGGATGCATGCTAAGGGCTGGAAGTGGTGTTTGCCAAATCACTGTGTCCTCTGtgtctgtaacctgtcctgtaccctcccctcctctctccagcggATATTCGGGGAAGCTGCTGAGAAgaacctctacctctcccagctgaTTATCCTGGACACACTGGAGAAGTGCCTGGCATCGGTGAGGAAAACCTTTACAGTCTGCATCTACTGTATACCTTATTAAGTCACCATTTAGTTGGTCTGCTAACCAACCCCCTACACTTGcttctgtgtgtttgttgtgtatAAACATTTCCCCATTTTTGTTTTTCCCTAGCCTGTCCCATATTAGTCCTATGGCCTCCCCCAACTCAAACAGTTTTCTGTTGACTGAATTTAATTGAACATTGCCAGTCAAGAGCATTGGCCTCAAAATATTGCACCAATATTCTAAAACGCTTTAAGTATCCCAACACAACGGCAGTATTACATTGGTTCAATGGATCATGGAtgcccctgttctctctctctgctttttccAGACACATAGACCTACACTTAAACCCCTTTCTTCACTCGTGCGTTCTCTTCACTTCTGAAATAGGTGCCTCAGTTCTGCAACCCTGCAGCAGAAGATTACATTTCCAGGTGTTTCCTCAACTTGAGTTAGTGCTTTCACAGCCTCCAATGGGATCGCTGAGAGTTTCCTGTATAGGTTTTTCATTAGGGCATGTCGTCAGACGGAAGCCAGCTGCTCCCCTCATGGACGCTATGGAATTCTTGTTAGAATTAGAGTTTTTATGTTACAAATGTTTAAGTATAGTAGTAGCCTTATTTTCCTACATATGGGTGAGCTACAGGTTTGGAATGCAGTTGTATGCAGTCTGTCCTGGTATGAGGCTGCCAGTTTGACTCGTGTAGTTTTGGGAATTAGCCAACGGGAGCACTGGTGAATCCCAGGTAGGGACATGCTGTGTTTGTGCcactgagcaaggcacttaacccacatAAGTGTATTTCATGTCCAGCTGTATGAATCCAAAATATGTGAGAAGTTGCCACTGATAACCTGAAAAGCACTCATTGTTTTCTCAGAGAACCTGGAGACGCCAGCTTACACACACCCTATCCTCtcatgtcttctctctctttttttctgtattcctcttgtgtgtatgtactgacatgtacgtggaactgatagatgcacacacacactacatgttactgtttttaaatgtatgtaaattgtaaagtcttTTGTCTGTAAATTATTTTTCGTTATGTGTTGGACCCCTGTAAGACTAGCTGACATCGGCTaacggggatcctaataaatcaaataaaatcctCCCAGCAATCAAAGGACTGCCTGCGTCTGGACGAGACCATGCTGGTGAAGCAGCTGCTGCCAGAGATCTGTCACTTCATCCACACGTACCGCGAGGGCCACCAGCACGCTGCTGAGCTCCGTGCCTCCGCCTCAGGGGTCCTCTTCTCCCTCAGCTGCAACAACTTCAACGCTGTTTTCAGCCGCATCTCCACCAGGTAACCCTGATCCTGAGGAACTGCAGACTGTGTTGGCTAATTAATTCACTGTCACTATCACTGTGTTGATGAGCAGTTGATCAGATGTGTTAGTACAGGGCTGGAATAATAGCCTGCCCACCTTGTTGTTCTTCCAAGGTCAATGGCAACTGACCTACATTATCTTTTGTGGAAAAATGCATTTGTGTCTTCAAAAACTTCCACCAGACCTGATTTTCCCAAAAGTGTAATATTACAAATATTTCAAATGAAGTTATGTCTTCAGAAGTAATGATGAGGTGACTGTTTGGGTACCCTTTCTACTTATGCCATATGCCTTGTTTGCATACCTCAGCACTTCAGTTAAACAGCCAGCCATGGACAATGTCACTGTGAATGAACTGTTAACCCAGTCATGACGgaaatccctccctccccacccaggATGTTCAGGATGGTGCAACGTTACAGAATGTTCAGATGAACAATAAAACAGGGAATCCTGTTACCTCTATTAGGTTAATTGTCCCCCACAATGAAATCGGGAAGGGGACTGTGGATCTGCCTCTGTCCGTTAGTATGTTTGTCACATGCGATATCTCAGACAGTGCTGGCCCGATTTTTACTGAACTTGGATTAATAACGCGTCTTGCCATAGAGATACaacatttacaaaattacactgattggctAAAGGGGGTGCTATAGTATTCAACTGAAATTCCAAATTATGAACAAGCATATCTCCTGCCCCGTTTGAGCTACAGTCATGTCATTGTTTTTTATATGCATGCATTTCCTCATTAGAAACACATTTCCCATAACAACCAATATCATTTCAGGAACTTGCAAACTAAATGTCTTTCCACATGTTTTGAATTGGCGCTTGTTGCATCCATATGCCGCACATCGCGCCATTGTAAATTGGAGACGGGACTTGATAGGTCTCCATCCGTTAGTACATTCGTACAGTTGTACCTTCATCACACGTGATGTCTCAAGACAGCACTGGCCTGATTTTTGAAGAAACGTGTATCATTCACCCATCTTCCCATAGAGATTTATGTGGATTGTCTCAAAGGGGGTGCTATAGTAATCAACTGAAATTCCAAACTTTGAACAATCATATCTCCAGTCCCGTTTGCACTATTGTCATGAAATGTGGTTCATATATGCAGCCCCTCATGAGCAACTAGGTTCCCATAACAACCTATATAATTTTGGTACTTACAAATTACATGTCTTTCCACACAACATACTTTGTAATAATTGTCTCTAATTGACACAAGGAGCAATACATCATCCATGGGGGACATGTTTACTGTAGACTCAGAAAGTTTCACGTCATTGATACACTCATGTCAGTTTCCTGTCTTGAAGGATGAGGTGATGATGTCAAAAAGGCAACCTCTACAAGGCtgtcctcttttccctctcttccaccccctcttctttccctcctttctcctGAGAAACTGGTAGAATTATATCTCTGCATGTCATGTTTGACTGGACGAACTTGTTCTATGGCAGTGTCTGAGAGTCCTTATCCATTGTGTTCTCCCTCAGGTTGCAGGAGCTGACAGTCTGCTCAGAAGACACTGTGGATGTGCACGATATAGAGCTCATGCAGTACATCAACGTGGACTGCTCCAAACTTAAAAGACTGCTCCAAGGTAGCTACACACTCACTCAATTCCTTGTTTGTCATACTCGTTTTTAAATAGTTTTTTGCTAATACTCTATTACTTTTTACTACATCCTCTCAGAAACGGTATTAAAATTCAAAGCCCTGAAGAAACCTGCCCAACTTGCCGTCATTAACAGTTTGGAAAAGGTTTGTGCACCAATATATCTATATTCAGTGCTGCTGTTTTGTGTTTATGAAGTTGGTGTATTATTATATACTACatggccaaaggtatgtggacaccccttcaaatgagtggttttggcaatttcagccacaccagttgctgaccGGTGAGCCGTGAAGTGATGggccacaagctcacagaatgggaccactgagtgctgaagtgcgtagtgtACTTGCCTGTTTTTGGTTGCaatactcactaccgagttccaaactgcctctggaagcaacgtcagcacaaaaacTGATGTTGGGCCGAGCagacgcacacaagcctaagatcaccatgcacactGGCAAGCGtcggctgaagtggtgtaaagctcatcaccattggactctggagcagtggaaacgtgttctccggagtgatgaatcacggttcaccatctggcagtccgactgacAAATCTGCATGTGGATGCCAGGAAAATGCTACCTGCCTCAATGCGTAGTGTCAAGtgtacagtttggtggaggaggaacaatggtctgtggctgtttttcatggttcaggctaggccccttagttccagtgaagggaaatctaaaCTCTACAgcttacaatgacattctaggcgattctgtgcttacaactttgtggcaacagtttggagaaggccctttcctgtttcagcatgacaatgcccccatgcacaaagcaaggtccatacagaaatggtttgttgagaccGGTGTGGTAgatcttgactggcctgcacagagccctgacctcaaccccatcgaacacctttgggatgaattggaacgccgactgcgcgccaggcctaatcgcacaacatcagtgcccaacctcactaatgctcttgcagCTGAATGGAATCAAGTTTCCGCAGCAGTGTttgaacatctagtggaaagccttcccagtagagtggaggctgttattgtagcaaagggggaccaactccttattaatgcccatgattttagaatgggatgtttgacgagcaggtgtccacataccatTGAACATGTAGTGTATTATTCATGGTATTCACTACTGCCACCTCTTGGCTGCTGGTGAAATGTTTAAAATACAATTTTCCACTTTGAGGACATCACAGGTTGCAGGTTTCCATTGATGCAGGTTTCCATTGATGCAGGTTTCCATTGATGCAGGTTTATTGGAAAAAACATTGAAATGTGTAATGAAATGGCAGCTATAGGAAAAATGCTCTAAAGATTGACACCATTTTTTAAACGTTCTTTATTGCTACAAATGATGATAGAAGCAATGTTTTTCAAATAAATGTTGATTGCCGAATAGTGTTGACGGTACTCAGAGCACTATACAAGTTTTACGATCCCATTATTTCAGATCAACTGCAGTGCAAGGTTCACCATGACAATAAATTGGCACATAGGAATTATTAGACTATGGCAGATTAGTAAATTCTTGCGCTCTATCCATGCTGGCCTTTgtgggctacctgagacatgagaCAGATGGCTGGGAGGGAATCTAGGCTGTCGCCATTTTATTCATGTGCAATTTGCCTAAATGgataatggaaacacttcaacTCCTTCATGTTTATTCAACACTAGGTTTTTGTGAAAACGTCTTCAGTTTGTTGGTGTGACGTCATTACGTTCAGCTGTTTTTATCGACACAAGACAGTTGGATGGAAATGCACCGTAGCAGGCAATTGATCTGtggcttcggaaagtattcagccccctggacttttccaacattttgttacattacagcctttattctaatttttttttgcaaatgtataaaaatgatTTTCTATTCAAATGTTCTAAATGTCGCCAATAAATCACTGGAAAAgttaatggaaacatagctactgtcCCATTCTAGAGAGGACAGTTCTAAATATTTGTGTTCCTCCCCAGGCCTTTTGGAACTGGGTAGAGAACTACCCTGATGAATTTACCATGCTCTaccagagaccacagacagacatggcAGGTCAGTATTCTCAAGTGCCTTGTATTGGACTGGAACACAATGCAGATGCTATCATTACATGCACTTTTcattttactttttttttatGTGAAATCTTCAGTCTCAAAGGGACTGTAGGGAACAGATCAGGACGATAAATAAGAAGTATGATGAGTTAAGGGCTATCTCACTCGTCTCTCTGGCACGCCCTTTAGATGCTGCGGAGAGGCTGTTTGACCTGGTGGACAGCTTTGCTGAGAGTGCCAAGAGGAAGGCAGTGGTGTGGCCTCTACagatcatcctcctcatcctctgtccCGAGATCACACACATCATCTCTCGAGAAGTGGTGGAGGAGAGCAAGGCCAACAAGGTGAGAtgagtgcgcacacacacacactgggattaAATAGGTAGTGTGGTTGATAGAGAGAGCAACTATCTCGTTACAGAagctgttcctggagagcttgaGGAAGGCTCTAGCAGGCCAGGGGGGCAGCAAGCAACTAACAGAGAGTGCAGCCATCGCCTGTGTCAAACTGTGCAAGGCCTCCACCTACATCAACCGGGAGGACCACTCAGGCATGTTCCTCCTGGTGCAGTCCATCGTGGTGGACCTCAAGGTCAGATAAACAAAACACTCTGTCGCCCTCTGGGGGCTAGGGAACACTACAGCAGTGGTGTCTGGGTTTTATGTTCGTCATTCCAGTCGTGGAGTAAAATTGACAATGTCCTTTCTATATAGAACATTTCTATCTACAACGTCCTGAACGGTAAACAATGATTGATATGCCTATGGCTACCCCTTAGACTTTTATAGTGCAACTTTTGTGCTAGTGCTACCGCTATGGAGCTATGACCATTTTGCTAATACCTATCCAATCCTTTCAGACCTTCACAAAGCCCCTTGCGTAAGGGTTAATTGGGAAATTGGTTCATTTGGAATATTGCAGACGGTCACATACAGACACTTATCTATCCCATCAGGCCCTGCTCTTCAACCCCACCAAGTCCTTCTCTCGCGGGGCAGGCAGCCAGAACGCAGACGTGGACCTCATGATCGACTGCTTCGTCTCCTGTTTCCGTATCAACCCTCACAACAATCAGCACTTTAAGGTCAGTCAGTCTGCTCAGCGCATTGGCAGAAAATGTGCAGACCATGTCTGAATGATACCTCTGTGTCAAAGCGGCTTTTTTGACGAAACATTAATAAAGACAATCTCTTCAGGTCTGTTTGGCCTCCGCCTCCCCCTCTACCTTTCACTTTGTCCTGGTCAACTCCCTGCACAGAATCATCACCAATGTAAGTTTGCACCGTCTCCACTACTACTTCCTACCAAGTTCAGTCGAAGTACATTTGATAGGACAGTGCTGTTCTCATTGGCCTTTCCCACAGCAGTGCAATATTAATGATCTTCTATCTTCTTCATCCTTTAGTCTGATCTGGACTGGTGGCCTAAGATTGATGCAGTGTACTGCTACTCTGGAGAGCTGCGACTAATGTTCTCAGACACTCTGAGCCGAGTGATGCAAGGCCTTCACACACATGCCCCACTGCGCATGACGTCGGTGAGAAAGGGactacacacacgcgcacattCACACTCACTTTCACACCAATCGTTTGAAACACCTTTTGTTTTCCTGTGTAAGCGAACCTCTTAGGAAAAGTATGTATTAGCTACACCTAAATTTACaacttctctctctgacagactCTGTCATTTAAAGAGAAAATGACCACCAGCCTTAAGTTCAAAGAGAAAACCACAGACCTGGATACACGCAGCCACAAGTGCCTCCTCCTCGCTCTGGTCAAACTCATCCACGCTGACCCCAAACTCATGCTGCACGTAAGTCTGACACCAACcaccacatacagttgaagtctgaggtttacatacacttaggttggagtcattaaaattagtttttcaaccactccacaaatttcttgttaaacaactatggttttggcaagtcggttaagacatctactttgtgcatgacacacgtcattttccaacaattgtttacagacagattatttcacttataattcactgtatcacaattccagtgggtcagaagtttacacacactaagttgacagtgccttttaaagagcttggaaaattccagaaaattatatcatggcttctgaggctaattgatatcatttgagtcaattggaggtgtaccggTGGATGgagcctgcggctatggaaccttgacctgttcaccggacgtgctacctgtcccagacctgctgttttcaactctatagagacagcaagagcggtagagatactctcaatgaccgtgcttctacacctgcattgcttgcggtttgtggttttaggctgggtttctgtacagcactttgagatgtcagctgatgtacgaagggctatagaaATAAATTTGAATTGATattccaaggcctaccttcaaactcagtgcctctttgcttgacatcatgggaaaatcaaaagaaatcagccaagacctcagaaaaaaattgtagacctccacaagtctggtacatccttgggagaaatttccaaatgcctgaaggtaccacgttcatctgtacaaacagtacaaacaccatgggaccacgaagccgtcataccgctcaggaaggagactcgttctgtctcctagagatgaacgtactttggtgcgaaaactgaaaatcaatcccagaacaacagcaaaggaccttgtgaagatgctggaggaagcggatgcagaagtatctatatctacagtaaaatgagtcccaTATTGACAGAACATGAAAGGCCACTcggtaaggaagaagccactgctccaaaaccgccataaaaaagccagattacggtttgcacATGGAgacgaagatcgtactttttggagaaatgtcctatggtctgatgaa from Oncorhynchus keta strain PuntledgeMale-10-30-2019 chromosome 18, Oket_V2, whole genome shotgun sequence harbors:
- the LOC118375292 gene encoding neurofibromin-like isoform X4, coding for MAAHKPVEWVQAVINRFDEQLPVKTGHQNNHTKVSTEHNKECLINISKYKFSHVISGLTNILKNVNNMRIFGEAAEKNLYLSQLIILDTLEKCLASQSKDCLRLDETMLVKQLLPEICHFIHTYREGHQHAAELRASASGVLFSLSCNNFNAVFSRISTRLQELTVCSEDTVDVHDIELMQYINVDCSKLKRLLQETVLKFKALKKPAQLAVINSLEKAFWNWVENYPDEFTMLYQRPQTDMADAAERLFDLVDSFAESAKRKAVVWPLQIILLILCPEITHIISREVVEESKANKKLFLESLRKALAGQGGSKQLTESAAIACVKLCKASTYINREDHSGMFLLVQSIVVDLKALLFNPTKSFSRGAGSQNADVDLMIDCFVSCFRINPHNNQHFKVCLASASPSTFHFVLVNSLHRIITNSDLDWWPKIDAVYCYSGELRLMFSDTLSRVMQGLHTHAPLRMTSTLSFKEKMTTSLKFKEKTTDLDTRSHKCLLLALVKLIHADPKLMLHNPGKQVQETQSSTAELITGLVQLVLLVSTSQLSQEAMEALLVLHLPETIDLWNPQAPIETFWDISSLVVFLICKKLIGHQMVNSTEVLKWLREILICRNKFLLKNKECATQGSGIPICRQAQTKLEVCLYMFLWSPDIEAVLVAMSCFRHLCEEADIRCSADEVLVQIILPNYATFTEFASVSNIMATGRFTLQKRVMALLRRIEHPTAGMGGHACKMGAGHQTDSELSQKQGGGWSGST
- the LOC118375292 gene encoding neurofibromin-like isoform X2; this encodes MAAHKPVEWVQAVINRFDEQLPVKTGHQNNHTKVSTEHNKECLINISKYKFSHVISGLTNILKNVNNMRIFGEAAEKNLYLSQLIILDTLEKCLASQSKDCLRLDETMLVKQLLPEICHFIHTYREGHQHAAELRASASGVLFSLSCNNFNAVFSRISTRLQELTVCSEDTVDVHDIELMQYINVDCSKLKRLLQETVLKFKALKKPAQLAVINSLEKAFWNWVENYPDEFTMLYQRPQTDMADAAERLFDLVDSFAESAKRKAVVWPLQIILLILCPEITHIISREVVEESKANKKLFLESLRKALAGQGGSKQLTESAAIACVKLCKASTYINREDHSGMFLLVQSIVVDLKALLFNPTKSFSRGAGSQNADVDLMIDCFVSCFRINPHNNQHFKVCLASASPSTFHFVLVNSLHRIITNSDLDWWPKIDAVYCYSGELRLMFSDTLSRVMQGLHTHAPLRMTSTLSFKEKMTTSLKFKEKTTDLDTRSHKCLLLALVKLIHADPKLMLHNPGKQVQETQSSTAELITGLVQLVLLVSTSQLSQEAMEALLVLHLPETIDLWNPQAPIETFWDISSLVVFLICKKLIGHQMVNSTEVLKWLREILICRNKFLLKNKECATQGSGIPICRQAQTKLEVCLYMFLWSPDIEAVLVAMSCFRHLCEEADIRCSADEVLVQIILPNYATFTEFASVSNIMATGRFTLQKRVMALLRRIEHPTAGNTEAWEDTHAKWEQDTKQILNFPKNKVEDGVDQHDRLPVCSGWGVSVPAQQGLWPHHLQPPHGPHERTQVLYGLCGRL
- the LOC118375292 gene encoding neurofibromin-like isoform X3 → MAAHKPVEWVQAVINRFDEQLPVKTGHQNNHTKVSTEHNKECLINISKYKFSHVISGLTNILKNVNNMRIFGEAAEKNLYLSQLIILDTLEKCLASQSKDCLRLDETMLVKQLLPEICHFIHTYREGHQHAAELRASASGVLFSLSCNNFNAVFSRISTRLQELTVCSEDTVDVHDIELMQYINVDCSKLKRLLQETVLKFKALKKPAQLAVINSLEKAFWNWVENYPDEFTMLYQRPQTDMADAAERLFDLVDSFAESAKRKAVVWPLQIILLILCPEITHIISREVVEESKANKKLFLESLRKALAGQGGSKQLTESAAIACVKLCKASTYINREDHSGMFLLVQSIVVDLKALLFNPTKSFSRGAGSQNADVDLMIDCFVSCFRINPHNNQHFKVCLASASPSTFHFVLVNSLHRIITNSDLDWWPKIDAVYCYSGELRLMFSDTLSRVMQGLHTHAPLRMTSTLSFKEKMTTSLKFKEKTTDLDTRSHKCLLLALVKLIHADPKLMLHNPGKQVQETQSSTAELITGLVQLVLLVSTSQLSQEAMEALLVLHLPETIDLWNPQAPIETFWDISSLVVFLICKKLIGHQMVNSTEVLKWLREILICRNKFLLKNKECATQGSGIPICRQAQTKLEVCLYMFLWSPDIEAVLVAMSCFRHLCEEADIRCSADEVLVQIILPNYATFTEFASVSNIMATGRFTLQKRVMALLRRIEHPTAGMGGHACKMGAGHQTDSELSQKQGGGWSGVDQHDRLPVCSGWGVSVPAQQGLWPHHLQPPHGPHERTQVLYGLCGRL